In Candidatus Defluviibacterium haderslevense, the following are encoded in one genomic region:
- a CDS encoding NADH-quinone oxidoreductase subunit M, whose amino-acid sequence MYSVLILILIPLISSILAFVSSKKWAGIIAVGASLISLFYFLILISGFNAMHEMTNNDSFKWIPGTSITFHVGMDASSIIMSLLTLLVIPLSLIATFTKKEEKKSSYYGLMLLTLSALLGFFSAQNPLTFYLFFEITLIPIYFIVLMYGGVERKKAVFEFFIYTVFGSLIMLGGLIFMHYKLGANQILDWSNLYYFTFDLNTQYWIFAALFIAFAIKSPLFPFHSWQVKLYSQADRQTMMVIAGILSKMGVYGLLRFNFVFPDALQQLSPYLIPLCIFGVIYGALIAWRQTDITKLLAYSSLSHLGLITAAILSNDITAQQGSLFQMFSHGLVAAALFFVADVLIQRTDEQSIMASSGLAKDNPRIAVYFFIIVLASIGLPMTSGFVGEFYMLWGMTKVNIWYGVLGGLTIILSAIYMLRFYQKSMFGEAIGNNKISLPLRLNEEYVFIIVVILVISLGVFPKTWIDLSKFAVSQFINVKSNQ is encoded by the coding sequence ATGTATTCCGTATTAATTCTAATTTTAATTCCTCTGATCAGTTCAATTCTAGCATTTGTTTCAAGTAAAAAATGGGCTGGGATTATTGCAGTTGGTGCAAGTTTAATCAGTCTATTTTATTTTTTGATTCTTATTAGTGGTTTCAATGCTATGCACGAGATGACTAATAATGATAGCTTTAAATGGATACCGGGAACAAGTATTACTTTCCATGTGGGAATGGATGCATCAAGCATTATAATGAGTTTATTAACTTTATTGGTAATACCACTAAGTTTAATTGCAACATTTACAAAGAAGGAGGAAAAAAAATCATCCTATTATGGATTGATGTTATTGACATTGTCAGCGCTTTTAGGCTTTTTTAGTGCGCAGAATCCATTGACGTTTTATTTGTTTTTTGAAATTACCTTGATTCCTATTTATTTCATTGTTTTAATGTATGGAGGTGTAGAAAGAAAGAAGGCGGTATTTGAGTTTTTTATTTATACCGTTTTTGGTAGTTTGATCATGTTAGGAGGTCTAATTTTTATGCATTATAAATTAGGAGCAAATCAGATTTTGGATTGGTCTAATTTATATTATTTCACATTTGATTTAAACACTCAATATTGGATTTTTGCCGCGCTGTTTATTGCATTTGCCATTAAATCACCACTTTTTCCGTTTCATAGTTGGCAAGTAAAACTCTATTCACAAGCAGATCGCCAAACAATGATGGTTATTGCAGGTATTTTGTCAAAAATGGGTGTATATGGTTTATTGAGATTTAATTTTGTTTTTCCTGATGCGCTTCAACAATTAAGTCCATATCTAATCCCGTTATGTATTTTTGGAGTAATTTATGGGGCATTGATTGCATGGAGACAAACAGATATAACCAAATTGCTAGCATACTCATCATTATCGCATCTTGGTCTAATTACAGCAGCTATATTAAGTAATGATATTACAGCTCAACAAGGAAGTTTATTCCAAATGTTTTCTCATGGATTGGTTGCTGCAGCATTATTTTTTGTTGCCGATGTTTTAATACAAAGAACAGACGAACAATCAATAATGGCAAGTTCAGGATTAGCTAAAGATAACCCAAGAATTGCAGTTTATTTTTTCATTATTGTTTTAGCATCAATAGGACTTCCTATGACGAGTGGGTTTGTAGGTGAATTTTATATGTTGTGGGGGATGACAAAAGTTAATATTTGGTATGGCGTACTTGGTGGATTGACCATAATATTAAGTGCTATATACATGCTGAGGTTTTATCAAAAATCAATGTTTGGTGAAGCTATTGGAAATAATAAGATTAGTTTACCATTGAGATTGAATGAAGAATATGTTTTTATTATAGTTGTAATACTTGTTATTTCATTGGGTGTTTTTCCTAAAACCTGGATTGATCTATCAAAGTTTGCAGTAAGCCAATTTATTAACGTAAAAAGTAATCAATAA